From a region of the Dickeya poaceiphila genome:
- a CDS encoding TIGR03752 family integrating conjugative element protein, whose translation MQMKSNGLVKILVPTVLLASAVIGVKSCSGGKSNNVGETTKKATLSELTPDDLRTLGIEGDTPQDTLRTLVGTLKNVSAKQTQLEEQNKQLLEENKKLKSANADVDGRINQAVSTSQQEAAKEQGALKGQIQQLTQQMNNALDQLKNGQSRTSSPSVNSRSDFPVGLGLGDTGGMPPASTTGVAGADGLMWVEPTDGIATDASGKPVAKGVVATGTTFPLSFLDDNAITRQKAELDRKSGSASLNDNGTQGPVDPVYTLPENSTLVGSQAMTALLGRIPIDGKVVDPYPFKVMIGKDNLTANGIELPDVEGAIVSGTATGDWTLSCVRGSVTSITFVFTDGTVRTLPRPSDKADSSGGQNNSGNGSAGGSIGWISDEHGIPCLAGERKSNASTYLPTIALLAGASAAGDALAQNQNTSQTNAYGGVTSTLTGDAGQVVLGKAFSGSTKEIVDWVKSRYGQTFDAIYVQPGARVAVHITRQLAIDYEEKGRKVKYDFSLNKTGMGMD comes from the coding sequence ATGCAGATGAAGTCGAACGGACTGGTAAAAATCCTGGTACCTACCGTGTTGTTGGCCTCTGCCGTCATCGGTGTGAAAAGTTGTTCCGGGGGTAAAAGCAATAACGTCGGTGAAACAACGAAGAAGGCGACGTTGAGCGAGTTAACGCCGGATGACTTGCGCACGTTGGGTATTGAAGGCGATACCCCACAAGACACGCTGAGGACGCTGGTAGGTACCCTCAAAAATGTGTCTGCAAAACAGACACAACTCGAAGAGCAGAACAAACAACTGCTGGAAGAAAACAAGAAGCTGAAATCGGCAAATGCGGATGTTGATGGTCGCATCAATCAGGCTGTGTCTACCTCCCAGCAGGAGGCTGCCAAAGAGCAGGGCGCATTAAAAGGGCAGATTCAGCAACTGACGCAGCAGATGAACAATGCACTGGATCAGCTGAAGAATGGACAGTCTCGTACGTCTTCTCCATCGGTGAATAGCCGGTCAGATTTTCCCGTCGGTCTGGGACTGGGCGATACGGGAGGAATGCCTCCTGCATCAACGACAGGTGTGGCAGGTGCTGATGGACTGATGTGGGTTGAGCCCACCGACGGTATTGCCACCGATGCCAGTGGTAAACCAGTGGCGAAGGGGGTTGTGGCCACTGGCACTACGTTCCCACTGTCATTTCTTGATGATAACGCCATTACCCGGCAGAAGGCCGAGCTGGATCGTAAGTCGGGTTCGGCATCACTGAACGACAACGGTACGCAGGGACCGGTTGACCCGGTTTATACCCTGCCGGAGAACTCGACGCTGGTGGGCAGCCAGGCAATGACGGCCCTGCTGGGACGCATTCCCATTGATGGCAAGGTCGTCGATCCGTATCCATTCAAGGTGATGATCGGCAAGGATAACCTGACGGCCAATGGTATTGAATTGCCTGATGTCGAGGGTGCCATTGTTTCGGGAACGGCTACCGGCGACTGGACGCTGTCCTGCGTGCGTGGGTCCGTGACCAGCATCACCTTTGTGTTTACGGACGGTACTGTTCGTACATTACCGCGCCCGTCAGATAAAGCGGACAGCAGTGGTGGCCAGAATAATTCCGGCAATGGTTCGGCGGGCGGCAGCATTGGCTGGATTTCAGATGAGCACGGTATTCCGTGCCTGGCCGGCGAACGCAAATCGAACGCCTCTACATATTTGCCGACCATTGCACTGCTGGCCGGAGCCAGTGCGGCAGGTGATGCCCTGGCACAAAACCAGAATACCTCACAAACCAATGCGTATGGTGGCGTCACATCCACGCTAACTGGCGATGCCGGTCAGGTGGTGCTGGGTAAAGCATTTTCGGGTAGTACCAAAGAAATCGTGGACTGGGTGAAATCGAGGTATGGCCAGACGTTTGATGCCATTTATGTGCAGCCCGGCGCCCGGGTGGCAGTACATATCACCCGGCAGTTGGCTATCGATTACGAAGAAAAAGGGCGCAAGGTCAAATATGACTTCAGCCTGAATAAGACCGGAATGGGGATGGATTGA
- a CDS encoding TIGR03749 family integrating conjugative element protein yields the protein MTVTVFSRITSALLIAAAFPVSAVELMRWERIPLQVPLNVGQERIVFVDKNVRVGFPPSLKDKLRVQSSGGAVYLSASEAFPTTRLTLLDAESGEIILLDISASAGKALREPVKVVYEGEVTSVSSPDNAKTTGSSNGNGHRASSGSVKSESADSGSGSTSRRQAPSLNAPLPVVMTRYAAQNLYAPLRAVESVPGIHPVPLRLPGTITTLYPSEPVQIKPLAAWALNEHTVVALQVRNTSTRKVILDPRRLDGRFLSAAFQHRWLGRAGTPEDTTAVYLVVQGKPDSAFIAEPVMPAQSTKKR from the coding sequence ATGACCGTGACCGTTTTTTCACGTATCACATCCGCGTTGCTGATTGCTGCTGCATTTCCGGTTTCGGCGGTAGAGCTGATGCGCTGGGAGCGTATCCCGTTGCAGGTACCGCTCAACGTTGGCCAGGAGCGCATTGTGTTTGTCGATAAGAACGTGCGGGTGGGCTTCCCGCCGTCACTGAAAGACAAACTCCGGGTTCAGAGCAGTGGCGGTGCGGTCTATCTGTCGGCCAGCGAGGCCTTCCCGACAACGCGCCTGACCCTTCTGGATGCAGAGAGTGGTGAAATTATCCTGTTGGATATCAGTGCATCTGCCGGTAAGGCACTCCGTGAACCGGTGAAAGTGGTGTATGAGGGAGAGGTCACATCGGTGTCATCTCCGGATAACGCTAAAACCACGGGGAGCAGCAACGGTAATGGGCACCGGGCAAGCTCAGGTTCAGTTAAGTCGGAGAGTGCTGATTCGGGGAGTGGATCAACTTCCCGTCGCCAGGCTCCCTCGCTGAACGCGCCGTTACCCGTGGTGATGACACGGTATGCCGCACAAAACCTGTATGCCCCTCTGCGCGCTGTCGAGTCTGTACCCGGTATTCACCCGGTTCCGCTGCGTCTGCCTGGCACGATCACCACGCTTTATCCCTCTGAGCCGGTACAGATTAAACCCCTGGCGGCGTGGGCTCTCAATGAACACACCGTGGTGGCATTACAGGTGCGTAATACCTCCACGCGTAAGGTGATCCTGGATCCGCGTCGACTGGACGGCCGTTTCTTGTCTGCTGCTTTTCAACACCGCTGGTTGGGGCGAGCTGGTACCCCCGAAGACACAACGGCCGTTTACCTGGTTGTACAGGGCAAACCGGACAGTGCGTTTATTGCCGAGCCGGTAATGCCTGCTCAGTCGACTAAAAAGAGGTAG
- a CDS encoding PFL_4703 family integrating conjugative element protein, whose protein sequence is MSRFRNAVSARDNHILTLRGIIVLLVLLLIMTIVGWMSAPRQLTIHNPPDLRSGSTREWWKVPPSTVYAFGFYIFQQLNAWPKNGDVDYPAKIAQLGAFLTPACQDFLNKDAKVRSDSGELKDRVRVVYELPRRGYSSQSVTVRSDDEWVVRLDLVADEYYHTEPVKRAMVRYPLRVLRWEGDPERNPFGLALDCYDSMPQRIEAAPVAAPEKKTGVFQ, encoded by the coding sequence CTGAGTCGTTTTCGTAATGCGGTCAGCGCTCGTGATAACCACATATTGACGTTGCGCGGCATTATTGTGCTGTTGGTGCTGCTGCTCATCATGACCATTGTCGGATGGATGTCTGCACCGCGTCAGCTCACTATCCACAATCCCCCCGATTTACGCAGTGGCAGCACGCGTGAATGGTGGAAAGTACCGCCCTCCACGGTCTACGCCTTTGGGTTTTACATTTTCCAGCAACTCAATGCCTGGCCGAAGAATGGTGATGTGGACTACCCGGCCAAAATTGCTCAATTGGGCGCGTTCCTGACCCCAGCGTGTCAGGACTTTCTCAACAAAGATGCGAAAGTGCGTAGTGACAGCGGCGAGCTGAAGGACCGTGTCCGCGTGGTGTATGAGCTACCCCGGCGAGGGTATAGCAGCCAGAGTGTTACCGTTCGCTCAGACGATGAGTGGGTGGTACGTCTGGATCTGGTGGCTGACGAGTACTACCACACCGAGCCGGTAAAGCGTGCCATGGTGCGTTATCCGCTGCGTGTACTGCGTTGGGAGGGTGACCCGGAACGTAACCCGTTCGGGCTGGCACTGGACTGCTACGACAGTATGCCTCAACGCATTGAAGCTGCGCCGGTCGCGGCACCGGAAAAGAAAACGGGGGTATTCCAATGA
- a CDS encoding TIGR03750 family conjugal transfer protein, whose product MAVIDFLPDRLNNPPAVYKGFTTGELGLAAGTGVLLGVPLALPMLPLVGWVILPTCMLLTPLLVVFIGGHYISSYKRGKPDNYIWRRFQELRARLSLAPGSGLVLSSQPWQIKRSVRITRGR is encoded by the coding sequence ATGGCGGTGATCGACTTCCTTCCGGACCGGTTGAATAACCCTCCGGCCGTATACAAGGGGTTTACCACGGGCGAGCTGGGACTGGCTGCTGGAACTGGCGTTCTGCTTGGTGTACCCCTGGCTCTGCCGATGTTGCCCCTGGTGGGATGGGTGATATTACCGACCTGTATGCTGTTGACGCCGCTGTTGGTTGTTTTTATCGGCGGACACTACATCAGCAGTTACAAACGCGGTAAGCCGGATAACTATATCTGGCGTCGCTTCCAGGAGCTCCGTGCCCGTTTGTCCCTGGCTCCGGGTTCAGGGTTGGTCCTGTCATCTCAGCCCTGGCAAATCAAGCGCTCTGTTCGTATCACGAGGGGGCGCTGA
- a CDS encoding TIGR03745 family integrating conjugative element membrane protein: MKNLLNRIGQACLLAVLSFRAYADLPPVEAPSTGGGGGLFNTMKGIIRDGSTLGGLVIAVIAFIVVANAAISCFHHVRQGKATWTEFGAFIVVGVVLLVAVIWLLTKAADII; the protein is encoded by the coding sequence ATGAAAAATCTACTTAACCGTATTGGACAAGCCTGTTTGCTTGCTGTCCTGTCATTTCGTGCTTATGCCGACTTGCCACCTGTTGAAGCGCCGTCGACTGGTGGCGGTGGTGGACTGTTTAACACAATGAAGGGGATTATCAGAGATGGGTCCACTCTGGGTGGTCTGGTGATTGCAGTAATCGCCTTTATCGTGGTAGCCAATGCTGCCATCAGCTGTTTTCACCATGTTCGTCAGGGAAAAGCGACGTGGACCGAATTCGGTGCGTTTATCGTTGTTGGTGTGGTCTTGCTGGTTGCGGTGATCTGGTTGCTGACTAAAGCGGCAGACATCATCTAA
- a CDS encoding TIGR03758 family integrating conjugative element protein produces the protein MPMTSAQSGAWSIGAGGNESSVLNNLITGTLFVVLFLIAAWTFVSLYRGWRSQAIDTETMVSSVLRFILLLVICLFFFAN, from the coding sequence ATGCCGATGACCAGCGCACAAAGTGGAGCATGGAGTATTGGTGCCGGGGGCAATGAGTCCTCCGTACTCAACAACTTGATCACGGGGACGCTCTTTGTCGTGTTGTTCCTGATAGCCGCATGGACGTTCGTTTCTTTGTATCGGGGATGGCGGAGTCAGGCGATAGACACCGAAACGATGGTGAGCAGTGTGCTCCGGTTCATCCTGCTGCTGGTGATTTGTCTCTTTTTCTTTGCCAATTAA
- a CDS encoding integrative conjugative element protein, RAQPRD family, with protein MVVRSINPLKCVLSVVIFSFLFSAAAQASEKDELALVMRQLDQVQAALNRAQVIASQNSGDSARYYFDYSSATRDITAMKLGIERYLQPSRAQPAVPMNVTGQYSQESR; from the coding sequence ATGGTGGTTCGATCTATCAACCCCCTCAAATGTGTCCTTTCTGTCGTCATCTTTTCCTTTTTGTTTTCGGCGGCTGCACAGGCCTCTGAAAAAGACGAGTTGGCATTGGTGATGCGTCAACTGGATCAGGTGCAGGCCGCGCTCAACCGGGCTCAGGTGATTGCCAGTCAGAACTCGGGTGATTCCGCCCGCTACTACTTCGACTACTCCAGTGCTACGCGCGACATCACGGCGATGAAGCTCGGTATCGAGCGATATCTACAGCCGTCCCGGGCGCAGCCCGCTGTGCCGATGAACGTCACTGGCCAGTACAGCCAGGAGTCACGCTGA
- a CDS encoding TIGR03747 family integrating conjugative element membrane protein: MAQTQQQSQQQRPAAPPKQSGPIMFLLWDLPWKLVGIFLAAWLVSIIVEFACMTLIWPTAGAEHSREVLHTESAYLSEGFTRSLLMSEPVITMNHVVNRVYQWGFVDTGFISWLNGSAAPQTAAGHRRGELLEAISQTGRSLAMWVGEYLEAMMYVTLIYVIRVCILVLSIPLFVLVIITGVVDGLVRRDLRRYGAGYESSFLYHHAKRFIKPAFYGPTMLYLGWPTAVWPNLLILPAAILLGGVISVTMGAFKKYL; the protein is encoded by the coding sequence ATGGCACAGACGCAACAACAATCACAGCAACAGCGGCCTGCCGCTCCACCGAAACAGTCAGGGCCGATCATGTTTCTGCTCTGGGATTTGCCGTGGAAACTGGTGGGGATTTTTCTGGCGGCGTGGCTGGTCAGCATTATTGTTGAGTTTGCCTGCATGACGCTGATTTGGCCGACAGCTGGGGCGGAGCATAGCCGTGAAGTTCTGCATACAGAAAGCGCCTACTTATCAGAAGGCTTTACCCGCAGTTTGTTGATGTCGGAACCGGTTATCACGATGAATCACGTAGTGAACCGGGTCTATCAGTGGGGGTTTGTTGATACCGGCTTTATTAGCTGGCTGAACGGCAGTGCGGCTCCCCAAACGGCAGCAGGCCATCGTCGTGGTGAGCTGCTGGAGGCGATTAGCCAGACAGGAAGATCCCTGGCGATGTGGGTGGGGGAGTACCTGGAGGCGATGATGTACGTGACGCTCATCTACGTCATCCGGGTGTGCATCCTCGTTCTCTCAATCCCTCTCTTTGTCCTGGTCATAATCACCGGGGTTGTAGATGGGCTGGTTCGGCGCGATTTACGGCGCTACGGCGCCGGTTATGAATCCAGTTTTCTTTATCACCATGCCAAACGCTTTATCAAACCAGCGTTCTACGGTCCGACCATGCTCTATCTCGGCTGGCCAACGGCTGTATGGCCGAATCTGCTGATTTTGCCTGCCGCAATACTGCTGGGGGGAGTTATCTCGGTGACGATGGGCGCATTTAAAAAATACCTGTAG
- the traD gene encoding type IV conjugative transfer system coupling protein TraD, with protein MSHKYVIESLLRPAVELNTAIVASCATCLCLTAPWSIALAPSVSWVPAVGFGVLAMKRTREGLRILRYRRNIRRLPRYVVSSHQIPVSHKRLFLGRGFAWTPIHTQRVMEARRPELAHFVQPGALYRAARSLEQRFEHVPALCKLTRWDSPLNPARPLPPVGGSSIYHGVEPDEQDVSYDLGERVGHMLVIGTTRVGKTRLAELLITQDIRRGDVTIVFDPKGDADLLRRMWAEARRSGRENEFYVFHLGWPDISARYNAIGRFSRVSEVASRISGQLSGEGNSAAFKEFAWRFVNIVARALVAQGQRPDYTLVLRYVTNIGELYESYAESLLARVAPQLLIDAENLLSTLDERNLPRNLSGQPNAMKVWALETVLGSEAAKALVYDPVLDGLRSAVRYDRTYFDKIVASLLPLLEKLTTGKTAGLLSPDYDDMDDPRPIFNWLDVIRKKGVVYIGLDALSDAAVASAVGNSMFADLVSVAGHIYKFGLGEGLDNTEKTPINLHCDEFNELMGDEFIPLINKGGGAGIQVSAYTQTVSDIEARIGSAAKAAQVVGNFNSLIMLRVRENTTAELLTSQLPEVDVYTKTLMSGVTDVSNPEHGSDFTSNVQDSVSSVRMPMITPADVINLPKGQAFALLEGGKLWKIRMPLPASENDPLMPESIEKIAEYMQRNYRTAESWWSEPGIDAPLSQGAA; from the coding sequence ATGAGCCATAAATATGTGATTGAATCGCTGTTGCGGCCAGCCGTTGAGCTGAATACGGCCATTGTCGCCAGCTGTGCGACTTGTCTGTGCCTGACTGCTCCCTGGTCGATTGCACTGGCCCCGTCTGTCAGTTGGGTGCCTGCGGTCGGATTTGGTGTACTGGCGATGAAGAGGACGAGGGAGGGACTGCGGATATTGCGTTATCGCCGTAATATCCGGCGCCTGCCGCGTTACGTTGTGTCCAGTCATCAAATTCCGGTCAGCCATAAACGGTTATTCCTGGGGCGTGGTTTTGCCTGGACGCCGATACATACCCAGCGAGTGATGGAGGCGCGTCGGCCAGAGCTGGCTCATTTTGTCCAGCCCGGGGCGCTTTATCGGGCGGCCCGATCACTGGAGCAGCGATTTGAACATGTGCCGGCATTATGCAAGTTGACGCGATGGGATTCGCCGCTGAACCCGGCACGCCCTTTGCCGCCGGTGGGGGGCAGCTCGATTTACCACGGTGTGGAGCCGGATGAGCAGGATGTCAGCTATGACCTGGGAGAGCGTGTTGGTCATATGCTGGTGATTGGGACCACCCGCGTTGGCAAGACCCGACTGGCTGAATTGTTGATCACGCAGGATATACGTCGGGGGGACGTGACTATCGTCTTTGACCCGAAAGGGGATGCTGACCTGCTGCGGCGTATGTGGGCAGAAGCCCGGCGATCCGGCCGGGAAAATGAATTTTATGTGTTTCATCTGGGCTGGCCAGACATCAGCGCCCGCTATAACGCCATTGGGCGGTTCAGCCGCGTGTCAGAAGTTGCTTCACGTATCTCAGGGCAGTTGTCCGGGGAGGGCAATTCCGCGGCATTTAAAGAATTTGCGTGGCGTTTCGTCAATATCGTTGCTCGCGCGCTGGTGGCTCAGGGGCAGCGCCCGGATTACACCCTGGTGTTGCGTTATGTGACCAACATCGGGGAATTGTACGAGAGCTATGCGGAGAGCCTGCTGGCCAGAGTGGCCCCCCAGTTGCTGATAGACGCGGAGAACCTGCTGTCCACGCTGGACGAACGTAACCTTCCCCGCAATTTGTCCGGGCAGCCGAACGCAATGAAAGTCTGGGCGCTGGAAACCGTGCTCGGCAGCGAGGCGGCCAAGGCACTGGTATATGATCCGGTACTGGATGGGCTGCGCTCCGCGGTGCGCTATGACCGTACCTATTTCGACAAGATAGTTGCGAGTCTCCTGCCGTTGCTGGAAAAACTCACCACCGGTAAGACAGCGGGGCTGCTGTCACCGGATTACGACGATATGGACGACCCCCGCCCCATCTTCAACTGGCTCGATGTTATCCGTAAGAAAGGCGTTGTCTACATTGGCCTGGATGCGCTGTCCGATGCGGCGGTGGCATCGGCGGTCGGCAATTCCATGTTTGCCGACCTTGTTTCTGTAGCTGGCCATATCTACAAATTTGGTCTCGGCGAAGGGTTGGACAATACCGAGAAAACCCCGATTAACCTCCACTGTGACGAATTTAACGAATTGATGGGCGACGAGTTCATTCCCTTGATCAACAAAGGCGGGGGCGCAGGGATACAGGTTTCTGCATATACACAGACGGTCTCTGATATTGAGGCTCGCATCGGCAGTGCAGCGAAGGCGGCGCAGGTTGTAGGCAACTTTAACTCGCTCATCATGCTGCGTGTTCGTGAGAACACCACCGCCGAGCTGCTCACCAGTCAGTTGCCTGAAGTCGACGTCTATACCAAGACGCTGATGTCTGGTGTGACGGATGTGTCTAACCCGGAGCATGGCAGCGATTTCACCAGTAATGTTCAGGATAGCGTGAGCTCAGTGCGGATGCCGATGATAACGCCGGCAGATGTGATCAACCTGCCGAAAGGGCAAGCTTTTGCGTTACTTGAGGGGGGCAAGTTGTGGAAGATTCGGATGCCGTTGCCGGCATCCGAAAATGATCCCTTGATGCCGGAGAGCATCGAGAAAATAGCGGAATACATGCAGCGTAACTACAGAACGGCGGAGTCCTGGTGGTCTGAGCCTGGCATAGACGCGCCCTTGAGCCAGGGAGCGGCGTGA